From Sphingopyxis sp. MWB1, a single genomic window includes:
- a CDS encoding RNA polymerase sigma factor — protein MTDATDDPAQPAPKPLQGIEAVMLAHRDRILRFLGARGAGDMAEDLFQDLWMRLSERHVGPVADPLAYVMRAANNLMLDRYRAARQREIRDAAWGETAATPPPSADAALISREQLAQVEAAVEAVGERPAQIFRRFRIDGLPQRAIAAELGISLSTVEADLRKVYASITAVRRQFDA, from the coding sequence ATGACCGACGCGACCGACGATCCCGCCCAGCCCGCGCCAAAGCCCTTGCAAGGCATCGAAGCTGTGATGCTGGCGCATCGCGACCGGATCTTGCGCTTTCTGGGTGCGCGCGGCGCGGGCGACATGGCCGAAGACCTGTTCCAAGATCTTTGGATGCGCCTCAGCGAAAGGCATGTTGGCCCTGTGGCCGATCCGCTCGCCTATGTCATGCGCGCGGCCAATAATCTGATGCTCGACCGTTATCGCGCGGCGCGCCAGCGCGAAATTCGCGATGCAGCCTGGGGCGAAACCGCCGCCACGCCGCCGCCCAGCGCCGACGCAGCCCTCATTTCACGCGAACAGCTTGCGCAGGTCGAAGCGGCGGTGGAAGCGGTGGGCGAGCGGCCAGCGCAGATCTTCCGCCGCTTTCGTATCGACGGATTGCCCCAGCGCGCGATTGCGGCCGAACTGGGCATCAGCCTCAGCACGGTTGAGGCCGATTTGCGTAAAGTTTATGCCAGTATCACCGCCGTGCGGAGGCAATTCGATGCCTGA
- a CDS encoding FecR family protein: MPDSMLSAAEQQAIEWLIRQRDPDFSDWDGFTDWLSAAPSHAEVYDALASLDRDLDDLKAPARPAQPLMRDPALPQPRRQLRRRAWIAGAAVAALAIITLPSLGLFDGVKQIETAAGEQRTIQLADGSTIALNGSSSLEIDEARPRFARLDQGEAMFTIVHQASAPFVVEAGPSKIVDLGTAFNVVRRADTTSVAVSEGVVVYNPDHHNVRMTAGEALEARDGEQALAKRPVDVANVGGWRSGLLVYNGTPLAIVAEDLRRTAGVDIRVAPEAADFSFRGALVIDKDRSRTVADLATLSGTRAERRGEGWMLTR; encoded by the coding sequence ATGCCTGACTCCATGCTTTCCGCCGCCGAACAGCAAGCCATCGAATGGCTGATCCGCCAGCGCGATCCCGATTTCAGCGATTGGGACGGCTTTACCGACTGGCTGTCGGCGGCGCCCAGCCATGCTGAAGTCTATGACGCGCTCGCCAGTCTCGACCGCGACCTTGATGATCTGAAAGCGCCCGCGCGCCCGGCGCAGCCGCTGATGCGCGACCCCGCGCTGCCGCAGCCGCGGCGCCAGCTGAGACGGCGCGCCTGGATTGCCGGGGCAGCGGTGGCCGCGCTTGCCATCATCACCCTCCCCAGCCTCGGCCTGTTCGATGGCGTCAAGCAGATCGAAACCGCGGCAGGCGAACAGCGCACCATTCAACTTGCCGATGGCTCCACGATCGCGCTGAATGGCAGCTCATCGCTCGAAATTGACGAGGCACGGCCGCGCTTTGCCCGCCTGGACCAGGGCGAGGCGATGTTCACCATCGTTCATCAGGCGAGCGCCCCCTTTGTGGTTGAGGCCGGGCCATCGAAAATCGTCGATTTGGGTACGGCGTTCAATGTCGTGCGCCGCGCCGATACCACATCGGTTGCGGTGTCGGAGGGGGTCGTTGTCTATAATCCTGATCATCATAATGTTCGCATGACCGCCGGCGAGGCGCTGGAAGCCAGGGACGGCGAGCAAGCCCTCGCCAAACGCCCGGTCGACGTCGCCAATGTGGGCGGCTGGCGCAGCGGCCTTTTGGTCTATAATGGCACACCGCTCGCCATTGTTGCGGAGGACCTGCGCCGCACCGCGGGCGTGGATATTCGTGTCGCGCCGGAAGCCGCCGATTTCTCCTTCCGCGGTGCCTTGGTGATCGATAAGGACCGCAGCCGTACGGTGGCCGATCTGGCGACCTTGTCAGGAACGCGCGCTGAACGGCGCGGTGAAGGATGGATGCTTACGCGCTGA